From a region of the Paralichthys olivaceus isolate ysfri-2021 chromosome 4, ASM2471397v2, whole genome shotgun sequence genome:
- the itga2.2 gene encoding integrin alpha-2 produces the protein MELIWRNICIVLTLVSDRVWHSQSFNVGTAGAKIFSGPASEEFGYTVLQTTNHEGKWLLVGAPWSGFSRNTKGDVYKCPVTGARNSCDKLNLQDSVSIPDVRNVNNNTHLGLTLTRMPAVNGLMMCGPLWGQLCGNQNFYPGICAKMSPLFKPQPAFSPAVQTCGGPMDIVIVLDGSNSIYPWEPMNDFLKKLIPALDIGPKNTQVSVIQYGVNPKFEFKLNDYKTKEDVLNAVSGITQMYGHSTNTFQAIEYASQWGFNPQNGARAGAAKVMVVVTDGESHDRAFRDRVIGECDKEGITRFGIAVLGYYIRNNIDTDNLIKEIKSIASLPTEKFFFNVSEEAALSTIAGALGNRIFNIEGTGKGGDNFKMEMSQVGFSAHFSSQEDVMMLGAVGAYAWSGTVVHQKGSKVDILPSSAFEGILQDRNHSSLLGYSVTTLTDGSTLYFVAGAPRSNHSGQVIVYTVNAQKQTAIIDSERGKQIGSYFGSVLCSLDVDKDGVTDILLVGAPMFMSELKREEGRVYLFSVTKGTLNKQGFLNGPPSTENARFGMAISVVPDLDLDGFNDVVVGSPLEDRQKGVIYIYNGDKKTLNKDFSQKIFGSKLDPQLQYFGRSLDSFQDLNNDSLPDISVGAYGKVVQLWSRGVAQVSTKASFNPDKINIFNKPCKVLGRMHTCFNAKLCFSASFRPKNPVGPIDISYTLTLDADLQASRVTSRGMFTKNNERFLTEKAKISATPLCQDYQVYVQETPDFVNSLSLKVEIEQKNANGNPVLDKFSPSASQFFIPFTKDCGTDDVCISDLVLSVTTDSKASSSAPILVSANNRELSFEVVVKNKKENAYNARVLATFSSNLYYSSVFPPTDRVKCTSTQPQTVSCLVGYPALKRNEEVKFQLNFEYSLDQMLNRAEVNFEAKSAGKEERPADNKVDISIPVQYDAGIVLSRQSNINFYVANTTNTALTMVKTLDDIGPEFNFTVKVSTGNFAVNLLYLTINLPMTTKGGNNLLYVTKVETQTGGSVSCDSSSLVDRLKIGVKTHKVSFSKESLRGMDELDCKTAKCENIKCILKDTQVKSDYFVMVKTRIWRGTFNMATYQTIKLISGVALETSNPDLVIIGVKDLKVELTVSKPGETADVPVGVIVGSVIGGLALLALAVGLLWKFGFFKRKYKQLQMEADDEQSRVHVDEVL, from the exons ATGGAGCTCATCTGGAGGAACATCTGCATCGTCCTCACACTCGTCT ctGACAGAGTCTGGCACTCACAGTCCTTCAACGTTGGCACCGCAGGAGCCAAGATTTTCAGTGGTCCAGCGTCGGAGGAGTTCGGCTACACAGTCCTGCAAACGACCAACCATGAAGGCAAATG GCTCCTGGTTGGCGCTCCGTGGAGTGGTTTCAGTAGAAACACGAAGGGGGATGTTTACAAGTGTCCAGTCACAGGGGCCAGAAACAGCTGTGACAAGCTCAATCTTCAAG ATTCTGTCAGTATTCCAGATGTTAGAAAcgtcaacaacaacacacacctgGGTTTGACTCTCACCCGGATGCCTGCTGTCAATGGTTTgatg ATGTGCGGTCCTCTGTGGGGACAGCTGTGTGGCAATCAGAACTTCTACCCTGGAATATGTGCAAAAATGAGTCCCCTCTTCAAGCCTCAGCCGGCCTTCTCTCCTGCCGTCCAGA CATGTGGAGGACCTATGGACATTGTGATTGTTTTAGACGGCTCCAACAGCATTTATCCTTGGGAGCCAATGAACGATTTCCTCAAGAAGCTGATCCCCGCACTGGATATCGGGCCCAAAAATACACAG GTCAGTGTGATTCAGTACGGCGTTAATCCCAAGTTTGAATTCAAACTGAACGATTATAAAACCAAAGAAGATGTGCTGAATGCAGTGTCCGGAATCACACAGATGTACGGTCACTCCACCAATACCTTCCAAGCCATTGAGTACGCCAG TCAGTGGGGTTTCAATCCACAAAACGGAGCTCGAGCGGGCGCTGCTAAGGTGATGGTGGTTGTCACTGACGGAGAGTCTCATGACAGAGCTTTCAGGGACAGGGTCATTGGAGAATGTGACAAAGAGGGCATCACCCGCTTTGGTATCGCT GTCTTGGGTTATTATATTAGAAATAACATCGACACAGATAACCTGATCAAAGAAATCAAATCCATTGCCAGTTTACCTACAGAGAAGTTCTTCTTCAATGTGTCCGAGGAGGCGGCTCTCTCCACCATCGCTGGAGCACTGGGGAACCGCATCTTCAACATAGAAG GCACCGGAAAAGGGGGAGACAACTTTAAAATGGAGATGTCCCAGGTTGGATTCAGTGCCCACTTCTCCAGCCAAGAG GACGTGATGATGCTGGGAGCAGTGGGAGCTTACGCCTGGAGCGGGACTGTCGTGCATCAGAAAGGATCTAAAGTCGACATTCTCCCTTCCTCAGCCTTCGAGGGGATCCTTCAAGACAGAAACCACAGCTCACTTCTGG GTTACTCTGTCACCACACTGACTGATGGGTCCACTCTGTACTTTGTGGCCGGTGCGCCTCGCTCCAACCACTCTGGACAAGTTATCGTCTACACCGTCAACGCTCAGAAGCAAACCGCTATTATCGATTCAGAAAGAGGGAAACAG ATCGGGTCCTACTTTGGAAGCGTCTTGTGCTCCCTGGACGTGGACAAAGACGGGGTGACGGACATCCTACTGGTGGGGGCGCCCATGTTTATGAGCGAgctgaagagagaagagggcagGGTCTATCTGTTCTCCGTCACCAAG GGTACTCTGAACAAGCAGGGATTCCTCAATGGTCCTCCCTCGACTGAAAATGCACGTTTCGGGATGGCTATCTCCGTCGTTCCCGACCTGGACCTCGATGGTTTCAATGACGTCGTAGTCGGCTCGCCACTAGAGGACAGACAAAAAGGTGTCATTTACATCTACAATGGAGACAAGAAGACATTAAACAAAGACTTCtcacag AAAATCTTTGGCTCCAAACTGGATCCTCAGCTCCAGTATTTTGGAAGGTCCCTCGATAGCTTCCAAGATCTGAATAATGATTCGCTCCCAGACATCTCAGTTGGTGCCTATGGAAAAGTGGTGCAGCTCTG GTCTCGAGGTGTGGCGCAGGTCTCAACTAAAGCTTCCTTCAACCCGgataaaatcaacatttttaacaaaccCTGTAAAGTACTCGGGCGCATGCATACGTGTTTCAACGCCAAACTCTGCTTCAGTGCTTCCTTCAGGCCGAAGAATCCTGTTGGACCCATTG ACATATCCTACACCTTGACTCTGGACGCTGACCTACAAGCTTCACGAGTGACTTCAAGAGGAATGTTTACAAAAAACAATGAGCGCTTCCTCACAGAAAAGGCAAAGATATCGGCCACACCCTTGTGCCAAGACTACCAGGTTTACGTTCAG GAGACACCAGACTTTGTCAACTCCCTCAGTTTAAAGGTGGAAATCGAGCAGAAGAATGCAAATGGGAATCCTGTCCTGGATAAGTTTTCTCCCAGTGCCTCACAGTTCTTT ATCCCCTTTACTAAAGACTGTGGCACGGATGATGTGTGCATCAGTGATCTGGTGCTGAGTGTGACCACTGACTCTAAGGCGTCCAG CTCAGCTCCCATCCTGGTCAGCGCCAACAACCGAGAACTGTCGTTTGAAGTTGTTGTGAAGAACAAAAAGGAGAACGCTTACAACGCTCGGGTCTTGGCCACGTTCTCCAGCAACCTCTACTACTCCTCCGTCTTTCCTCCC ACGGACAGAGTTAAATGCACCTCGACACAACCTCAAACTGTCTCTTGTCTAGTGGGATATCCAGCAttaaagagaaatgaagag gtgaAATTTCAGCTCAATTTTGAATACAGTCTCGATCAAATGCTAAACCGAGCTGAGGTGAATTTCGAGGCGAAGAG TGCCGGTAAAGAGGAAAGACCTGCAGACAACAAGGTGGACATATCCATCCCTGTCCAATACGATGCAGGGATTGTTTTATCCAG GCAGTCAAATATTAATTTTTACGTGGCGAATACGACCAACACGGCCTTAACAATGGTGAAAACTCTGGATGACATCGGCCCAGAGTTTAACTTTACAGTGAAg GTTTCAACAGGAAACTTCGCGGTGAACCTCCTGTATCTGACCATTAATCTGCCAATGACGACTAAAGGTGGAAATAATCTCCTCTATGTCACCaaagtggaaacacaaaca GGAGGTTCTGTCAGTTGTGATTCCAGCAGCCTGGTTGATCGTCTGAAGATCggtgtgaaaacacacaaagtgtcTTTCTCCAAGGAGAGCCTCAGAGGCATGGACGAACTG GATTGCAAAACTGCTAAATGCGAGAATATCAAATGCATCCTCAAAGACACTCAAGTTAAGAGCGACTACTTTGTCATGGTGAAAACGAGGATCTGGAGGGGCACGTTTAATATG GCCACCTATCAGACCATCAAGCTGATCTCCGGTGTTGCTCTTGAAACCTCCAACCCTGATCTTGTCATCATCGGAGTCAAAGACCTGAAA GTGGAGCTGACAGTCAGTAAACCAGGGGAGACGGCTGATGTTCCGGTGGGAGTGATCGTCGGCAGCGTTATAGGCGGACTGGCGCTCTTGGCTCTGGCTGTAGGATTACTGTGGAAG TTTGGGTTTTTCAAAAGAAAGTACAAGCAGCTGCAGATGGAGGCCGATGACGAACAGAGTCGTGTACATGTTGATGAGGTGCTGTGA
- the fsta gene encoding follistatin-A isoform X1: MFRMLKHHLHPGIFLFFIWLCHLMEHQKVQAGNCWLQQGKNGRCQVLYMPGMSREECCRSGRLGTSWTEEDVPNSTLFRWMIFNGGAPNCIPCKGGETCDNVDCGPGKRCKMNRRSKPRCVCAPDCSNITWKGPVCGSDGKTYKDECALLKAKCKGHPDLDVQYQGKCKKTCRDVLCPGSSTCVVDQTNNAYCVTCNRICPEVTSPDQYLCGNDGIIYASACHLRRATCLLGRSIGVAYEGKCIKAKSCEDIQCSAGKKCLWDARMSRGRCSLCDETCPESRTDEAVCASDNTTYPSECAMKQAACSMGVLLEVKHSGSCNSITEDQEEDEEDEDSDYMAYVHLSSILDG; encoded by the exons ATGTTTAGGATGCTGAAACACCACCTCCACCCGGgcatttttctcttcttcatatGGCTTTGTCACCTCATGGAACATCAAAAAGTTCAAG ccgGGAACTGCTGGTTGCAGCAGGGGAAGAACGGGAGGTGCCAGGTGCTGTACATGCCCGGTATGAGCAGGGAGGAGTGCTGCCGGAGCGGAAGACTGGGGACGTCCTGGACCGAGGAGGACGTCCCTAACAGCACGCTCTTTAGGTGGATGATCTTCAATGGCGGAGCCCCCAATTGCATACCTTGCAAAGGTGGAG aaacctGCGATAATGTTGACTGTGGGCCGGGAAAGAGGTGCAAGATGAACAGAAGAAGCAAGCCGCGCTGCGTGTGCGCGCCAGACTGCTCCAACATCACCTGGAAAGGACCGGTCTGCGGCTCAGATGGAAAGACCTACAAAGACGAATGCGCACTGCTGAAGGCTAAATGCAAAGGCCACCCTGACCTGGACGTGCAGTACCAGGGAAAGTGCAAGA AAACGTGCCGTGACGTCTTGTGCCCCGGCAGCTCCACGTGCGTCGTGGACCAGACAAATAATGCATATTGTGTGACGTGTAATCGGATTTGCCCCGAGGTGACGTCGCCTGATCAGTACCTGTGTGGAAACGACGGGATCATCTATGCCAGCGCGTGTCACCTGAGAAGAGCTACCTGTCTCCTGGGCAGATCTATCGGAGTGGCGTATGAGGGCAAATGCATCA aggCTAAGTCGTGTGAGGACATCCAGTGCAGCGCAGGGAAAAAGTGTCTGTGGGATGCTCGAATGAGCCGAGGCCGCTGCTCACTGTGCGATGAGACCTGTCCGGAGAGCAGGACGGATGAGGCGGTGTGTGCCAGCGACAACACCACATATCCCAGTGAATGTGCCATGAAGCAAGCTGCTTGCTCTATGGGTGTGCTGCTTGAGGTCAAGCACTCTGGATCTTGCAACT CCATCACAGAAgaccaggaggaggatgaggaagatgaggactCAGACTACATGGCCTATGTCCATTTATCTTCTATACTGGATGGATAG
- the fsta gene encoding follistatin-A isoform X2, with the protein MFRMLKHHLHPGIFLFFIWLCHLMEHQKVQAGNCWLQQGKNGRCQVLYMPGMSREECCRSGRLGTSWTEEDVPNSTLFRWMIFNGGAPNCIPCKETCDNVDCGPGKRCKMNRRSKPRCVCAPDCSNITWKGPVCGSDGKTYKDECALLKAKCKGHPDLDVQYQGKCKKTCRDVLCPGSSTCVVDQTNNAYCVTCNRICPEVTSPDQYLCGNDGIIYASACHLRRATCLLGRSIGVAYEGKCIKAKSCEDIQCSAGKKCLWDARMSRGRCSLCDETCPESRTDEAVCASDNTTYPSECAMKQAACSMGVLLEVKHSGSCNSITEDQEEDEEDEDSDYMAYVHLSSILDG; encoded by the exons ATGTTTAGGATGCTGAAACACCACCTCCACCCGGgcatttttctcttcttcatatGGCTTTGTCACCTCATGGAACATCAAAAAGTTCAAG ccgGGAACTGCTGGTTGCAGCAGGGGAAGAACGGGAGGTGCCAGGTGCTGTACATGCCCGGTATGAGCAGGGAGGAGTGCTGCCGGAGCGGAAGACTGGGGACGTCCTGGACCGAGGAGGACGTCCCTAACAGCACGCTCTTTAGGTGGATGATCTTCAATGGCGGAGCCCCCAATTGCATACCTTGCAAAG aaacctGCGATAATGTTGACTGTGGGCCGGGAAAGAGGTGCAAGATGAACAGAAGAAGCAAGCCGCGCTGCGTGTGCGCGCCAGACTGCTCCAACATCACCTGGAAAGGACCGGTCTGCGGCTCAGATGGAAAGACCTACAAAGACGAATGCGCACTGCTGAAGGCTAAATGCAAAGGCCACCCTGACCTGGACGTGCAGTACCAGGGAAAGTGCAAGA AAACGTGCCGTGACGTCTTGTGCCCCGGCAGCTCCACGTGCGTCGTGGACCAGACAAATAATGCATATTGTGTGACGTGTAATCGGATTTGCCCCGAGGTGACGTCGCCTGATCAGTACCTGTGTGGAAACGACGGGATCATCTATGCCAGCGCGTGTCACCTGAGAAGAGCTACCTGTCTCCTGGGCAGATCTATCGGAGTGGCGTATGAGGGCAAATGCATCA aggCTAAGTCGTGTGAGGACATCCAGTGCAGCGCAGGGAAAAAGTGTCTGTGGGATGCTCGAATGAGCCGAGGCCGCTGCTCACTGTGCGATGAGACCTGTCCGGAGAGCAGGACGGATGAGGCGGTGTGTGCCAGCGACAACACCACATATCCCAGTGAATGTGCCATGAAGCAAGCTGCTTGCTCTATGGGTGTGCTGCTTGAGGTCAAGCACTCTGGATCTTGCAACT CCATCACAGAAgaccaggaggaggatgaggaagatgaggactCAGACTACATGGCCTATGTCCATTTATCTTCTATACTGGATGGATAG